Genomic DNA from Paenibacillus borealis:
CTTCCGGCTGCGGTGCGTGAGACTGTATCGGCAGGGTCTTTGCAGGACTAAGATAGCTATGGATTGTCTATATAACCGTCTTTGCGTGTAACGCAGGACGGTTTTTTGGCGTTAGCGAATACCGGACCGCAGAAAAAACCACAATAAGAGGTGTTGTGAACAATGAACTCTTAAAGGTGGTCAATCCATGAAAGACAAAAAATGGGATCTGGCAGCGCTGGCCTCCATTCCTCTGATTATGACGCTGGGCAATTCCATGCTCCTTCCTGTTCTGCCGCAGATCGCCCGCGAACTCCGGATCTCATCCTTCAAGGTCAGCATGCTGATCACGGTGTACGGGCTGATGGCCATCCTGATGATTCCGGTGGCAGGTTATTTATCGGACCGGTACGGCCGCAAAAAAGTGATTCTCCCCAGTCTGCTTATTGCCGCCGCCGGAGGGGCGGTGTGTGTAGCAGCCGCATGGTTCTCCGACGGAGCAGCGGCTTACGGCTTTATCATTGCCGGGCGTGTGCTGCAGGGGGTTGGGGCAGCAGGAGCTTTTCCCATCGTGCTCCCCTTTGTCGGGGACCTGTTCAAGGATGAGAAGATTGTCAGCAAAAGCCTTGGACTCATCGAAACCTCCAATACCTTCGGTAAGGTGCTGAGTCCCATTCTGGGCGCATATCTCGGGCTGGTGCTCTGGTATGCTCCGTTTATCGCCATTCCGGTGTTATGCCTCATTTCATTTCTGCTTGTCCTGTTCCTGGTCCGCAAGCCGGAGCCTAAGGAAGAAACTGTAAATATGGGTATCCGTGAGTTCATGTCCTGCATCGCAGGTATTCTGCGTGAGAAAGGGAGATGGCTGTATGCGATCTTTGCGATTGGCGGGATATGTATGTTTGTTACGTTTGGAGTGCTTTTTTACTTATCGGAGACGCTTGAAGCCAAATATAATATGCACGGGGCGATGAAAGGATATATCCTGGCGATACCGCTGGCGCTGTTATGCCTCGCTTCTTTTGTTACGGGCAAAGTCATCGGGCAGAATAAAACCAGAATGAAATGGCTGGGGTTTGGCGGGATGCTGCTGCTTACCGGGGCGATGATTATGGCCGGCTTCAATTCAGGGATCATTCTGCTTACCGGGTTCTTGAGTTTGAGCGGGGTTGGAATAGGAATCACATTACCCTGTATGGATGCATTGATAACGGAAGGGATAGAGAAGGAGAACCGGGGAACCATTACCGCCCTGTACAGCAGCATGCGATTTATCGGAGTGGCACTTGGACCGCCGATGGTCTCGCTGCTGATGTCATGGGGGCACTGGAAAGTATTTGGAACGATGGCAGGTTTGGGTGTGGCTGGAGTACTATTAACTTTATTCGCAGTTCACCCCAGCCAAGAGAAAAAAGACGGTAAGACCAGCTCCAAACCCGGAGCCGCACGCCAGCTGAATATTTATAAGCAGAAGGCAAGGTGATCCAGGCTTTAATTAACTGGAGTGCTGCCGATTACTCCCTGTGCATTGGAGTGGCGTCTTCTGCTCCGCTGTGATAAATACACAGGGAGGTAGACGGCGAGCAGCAGGACAGGTGCGGCTATGGAGTATCTGTACATGACAGCGTAGCTTGTGTATAAGGCGATTGCCCCAAGCAGCATAGAGCCGATGGCAACACCAAGATCAAGCGAATTGAAGAACATGCCGTTGGCCAGTCCGCGCTGGCGCGGTTCTACAGATTGGATCATCCAGGTCTGAAGCGCAGGCTGCATCGATCCGAAGCCGAAGCCGTAACATAATGCGGCAGGGAACAATGCAGCGGTCGATGAGGCAAAAGAGAGCAGCAACAGTCCGCCGATGATGAACAGGCTTCCCGGAAGGAGCAGTGCTGCCGGACCAAACCGGTCATAAATCTTACCGGACAGCGGACGGATAATGACGATCGAAACGGCATTGAACAGGAAGAAGTAGGCTACATGCGACAAGTGCTTCTCAGCGCCGTAGAGTGCCAGGAAGCCAATCAATCCGCCATAGGTGATGGACAACAGGAAGTTAAGCAGGCAGGGGAGAAGCAGCCTGCGGTATGCTCCGCCTCCAGAGGCTGCAGCCGGTACACTTGCGGGCTCTTTGTGTTGTGCAGGCAGGGTCTTGGCCAGCCGGAAGCCGAGCGGGAAGATGACGGCCAGCACAGCTCCTGCACCGAGGAGCAGGGAGCCGAATCCGGGCCCTTGCAGCAGGCTGAGGCCGATCAGCGGACCGGCAGACATGGCCAGACTGGTGGACAGTCCGAAATAGCCCATGCCCTCACCCATCCTGCGGATAGGAATGACATCGGAGGCCATAGTCGGGAAGGCGGTACTGGCCATCCCGAAGCCTACACCGAATAACATCCGGAGCAGCAGAAGGGCGGCGATACTGCCAGCGAAATAATAGCCGGCCACGGCCGCAAGTGAAACTGACAGGCCGAGGAAGATCAGCAGGTTGCGTCCGCCCTTCTCCATAGCTCTGGCTGAGAATAAGCGGGAAGCGATAGCACTGAGTGCGAACAGGCTGGTCACGAGGCTGACCTGCACGGAAGTTGCATGCAGCGTTCCTTCCGCATACGCCGGGAGGGTGGATAAAGTCATCTGCAGGCCGGTGAACAGCAGCAGATTGCATAGTGTGAGAGTAATAAAGGGTTTGGTCCATAGACGTTCAGTTGAATGGGTCAAGGGTGTGTGCTCCTATTCTTGATGTGTATTTCCGGTGTTGTGGTAGATAAGCTCCAGCATGCTGCGGAGCTCTTCAAGCTGTTCCGGATCCAGCCCGGCCACGGCAGTATTGATGGTCTGCTGCTCCAGTTCGAGCGTATTCCCGATTAATAATTGCCCTTCTTCGGTGGCGTAAAGCTGGAAGGCCCTGCGGTCACCGGGATTCATCGACTTGCTGATGAAGCCCTTCTTGAGCAGAAGTTCTACGATGCGTGCAGTTGTCGGCTGGTCCTTGGCGGCAGCAGCGGCAACCTCCTTCTGGCTAATTCCGCTGCGGTCACAGATCATGAGCAGGACCGACCATTGCTCGGGAGTAATATCATAGGGCTTCAGAGCCCTGGCAAAGCCGGTTGAAATTCTCCGGTGGGTGGAGCCCAGCAGAAAACCGAGGAATTGCTGTGGAGAGGAATGGGGCATAAAGGTTGCTCCTTTAAATATAGTTGTTACAACAATTATAGTTATAACAAGTAAATTGGTCAAGGTGTTTGCGGGACAGCAAAGCAAAAAGCCCCGCTCCGCGTTAGCGGAGAGGGGCTTGAACTAAACCGTAATTACCTTAATTATTATACTTGCGGCACTTTCTCCCAATCCTTCAGGAAACGTTCAATTCCGTTGTCTGTCAGCGGGTGCTTCCAGAGGGAAGGCAAGAGTGAACCCGGGATCGTAGCAATATGAGCTCCGGCAATGGCTGCTTGCTCTACGTGAGCGATGTTACGGATGCTGGCTGCAATAATTTCCGATTTCAGGCCGTAGTTGG
This window encodes:
- a CDS encoding MFS transporter produces the protein MKDKKWDLAALASIPLIMTLGNSMLLPVLPQIARELRISSFKVSMLITVYGLMAILMIPVAGYLSDRYGRKKVILPSLLIAAAGGAVCVAAAWFSDGAAAYGFIIAGRVLQGVGAAGAFPIVLPFVGDLFKDEKIVSKSLGLIETSNTFGKVLSPILGAYLGLVLWYAPFIAIPVLCLISFLLVLFLVRKPEPKEETVNMGIREFMSCIAGILREKGRWLYAIFAIGGICMFVTFGVLFYLSETLEAKYNMHGAMKGYILAIPLALLCLASFVTGKVIGQNKTRMKWLGFGGMLLLTGAMIMAGFNSGIILLTGFLSLSGVGIGITLPCMDALITEGIEKENRGTITALYSSMRFIGVALGPPMVSLLMSWGHWKVFGTMAGLGVAGVLLTLFAVHPSQEKKDGKTSSKPGAARQLNIYKQKAR
- a CDS encoding MFS transporter, coding for MTHSTERLWTKPFITLTLCNLLLFTGLQMTLSTLPAYAEGTLHATSVQVSLVTSLFALSAIASRLFSARAMEKGGRNLLIFLGLSVSLAAVAGYYFAGSIAALLLLRMLFGVGFGMASTAFPTMASDVIPIRRMGEGMGYFGLSTSLAMSAGPLIGLSLLQGPGFGSLLLGAGAVLAVIFPLGFRLAKTLPAQHKEPASVPAAASGGGAYRRLLLPCLLNFLLSITYGGLIGFLALYGAEKHLSHVAYFFLFNAVSIVIIRPLSGKIYDRFGPAALLLPGSLFIIGGLLLLSFASSTAALFPAALCYGFGFGSMQPALQTWMIQSVEPRQRGLANGMFFNSLDLGVAIGSMLLGAIALYTSYAVMYRYSIAAPVLLLAVYLPVYLSQRSRRRHSNAQGVIGSTPVN
- a CDS encoding MarR family winged helix-turn-helix transcriptional regulator, which encodes MPHSSPQQFLGFLLGSTHRRISTGFARALKPYDITPEQWSVLLMICDRSGISQKEVAAAAAKDQPTTARIVELLLKKGFISKSMNPGDRRAFQLYATEEGQLLIGNTLELEQQTINTAVAGLDPEQLEELRSMLELIYHNTGNTHQE